One stretch of Archocentrus centrarchus isolate MPI-CPG fArcCen1 chromosome 5, fArcCen1, whole genome shotgun sequence DNA includes these proteins:
- the LOC115780590 gene encoding transcriptional repressor scratch 2-like: MPRSFLVKLPKVHDFSSSNYYHNHHHQQQQQHWDDSYTVTHAITESATNLAVRLSENSYIHDYIIPSVFQRTKESSHEQTGLSSGPLYSPGGSSGEEFSDHDMEDPDSPISNVTVESDISSPEVEACTINGFLISDSCSRRRPNQRCPRIGGSRLDSNEGSGSADCSPIKGKSKGRHVCSECGKSYATSSNLSRHKQTHRSLDSQQARKCPTCHKVYVSMPALAMHMLTHDLKHECKVCGKAFSRPWLLQGHMRSHTGEKPFACAHCGKAFADRSNLRAHMQTHSAFKHYSCKRCHKSFALKSYLNKHYESACFKGQSTEDDCSSED, from the exons ATGCCTCGCTCCTTTTTGGTAAAACTGCCGAAGGTTCACGATTTCTCATCTTCCAATTACTACCACAaccaccaccatcagcagcagcaacagcactgGGATGACTCTTACACTGTGACACATGCCATCACTGAGTCGGCCACCAACTTGGCAGTCCGTCTGAGTGAAAACA gctacatacatgattacatcatCCCCTCAGTGTTTCAGCGAACGAAGGAGTCCAGTCATGAGCAGACTGGGCTCTCCTCAGGGCCCCTGTACTCTCCAGGGGGCAGCAGTGGGGAAGAgttctctgaccacgacatggaGGATCCGGACAGCCCCATTTCTAATGTCACAGTCGAGTCAGACATCAGCAGCCCTGAAGTTGAGGCATGCACCATCAATGGCTTCCTCATCTCTGATAGTTGCTCACGCCGAAGGCCCAACCAGAGGTGTCCTCGCATTGGAGGGAGCCGTTTGGACAGCAATGAGGGAAGTGGCTCAGCAGATTGCAGCCCCATCAAAGGGAAATCTAAAGGACGACATGTGTGCAGCGAGTGTGGCAAGTCTTACGCTACATCCTCCAATCTGAGTAGGCACAAGCAGACTCACCGAAGTCTGGACAGCCAGCAGGCCAGAAAATGTCCTACCTGTCACAAGGTGTATGTGTCCATGCCGGCCCTGGCCATGCACATGCTGACCCATGACCTGAAGCACGAGTGCAAGGTGTGCGGTAAAGCTTTCAGCCGTCCCTGGCTCTTGCAGGGCCACATGAGGTCTCACACTGGGGAGAAACCCTTCGCCTGCGCTCACTGTGGCAAAGCCTTTGCCGACCGCTCCAACCTGCGTGcccacatgcagacacactcaGCTTTCAAACACTACTCCTGCAAACGCTGCCACAAAAGCTTCGCACTCAAATCCTACCTGAACAAGCACTACGAGTCGGCCTGCTTCAAAGGGCAGTCGACAGAGGATGACTGCAGCTCTGAGGACTGA